In the genome of Bradyrhizobium sp. CB3481, the window CTCCACTGTGATCCGGGCCAACCACTCGATGCGAGCGGCGATAACGGCAATGCGGCACATTTGGGGCCGAATTATCGCTGAGGAAAGGCTTTGCCGCCAATGAGCCACCTCGACGAGGTATTCGATTTGGTTAGATACGACGAGCGTGCGAAGCGCGATATGTCCATGCCACTTGAACTGCGACAGACCCTCTCATCCACACAACAACGTATTCGTTCTAGACCTAAGCCTGTCATGCACCGTCTTCCCTTGCCCTCACACTCAAATGCACTCTCACGACGCATTTGTTTGGCCGAAACTGGCGAACGTCTACGAGCTGCTTCCCTTTCGGAGACCGAACGACGAGGCCCATAATTTGTCTCTTCTGACTCGTGGGCTCGCATTTCCAAGGATTCGGACCGGCATCACGCCGCTGCAACAACGATAGATTCGGTTTCGGGCTGCTCGTCGAGGTCCTCAAGGCCTGCAAGCAAATGCGCAATAAGGCAAATGAAATGGCTAGCAATGCTCCCAAGAAAGCCGTCATTCTCGCCGCCGGATTGGGCTCCCGTCTGCGTCCGCTGACCGATCTGCTTCCGAAGCCGCTGCTCAAGATCAACGGAACTCCGATCCTTCAGAACGCTCTGCGCAATTTGGAGTCCATCGCGCGTAGAGGAGGTGACGATCGTCGTGGGCTACCGGAAAGAAGCCATTCAATATGCCTATGGCAGCCGCTGTGGCGAGCTTGAAATTAAATATATCGAGTCGATCGTCTTCGACCGTACGGGTAGCGCCTATTCCCTATGGCTGGCGCGCGAGGCGCTTCTTTGCGAAGACCGCTTTCTTCTTGAGGGCGACGTTTTCTTTGAGGAGGATGCGCTGCGCTACCTACTGTTCGGAGAGGCGACCGATGTGGCTGCAGTCGCCCCCTTCAATGCATTTGATGCACGGGTCCGCGGTTCTATTGTCCGATCGCAGCTTCATCTCAGGTTTCCGCATGCATTCTCAGCAAAGCTTACCGCGGATGGTCCAAGACCATTCAAGACACTGAAGCTGCTACGACTCTCGGCGATGACGCTCAGAGCCATGATTGTTCCAGCTCTTGATGATATCATCGGCTCGGGAGCTAAGCAGGCCGACACGGAGGAGCTTTTCGCCGATCTGGTGGAAAGACGTGGTCTACGGCTCGCCACCGCGCGTTGCGACGATCTCAGGTGGTACGAAATCGACAGCACCGAAGATCTGCGCATCGCGGAACGCATTTTCGCAAGGGCGAAAGCCTTCGGCGTGCCGAATGAGCTGCATTATAGGTGAAGTTCCAATGCTAGCACCATCGGCGAGTGATTGTCCGATTGGTTCGAATCGCCCTTCGAAGATGGAGATTGCTTTGTGCCGCAAGTAGTGTCGCGGCGTTTGAACCACCGGATCCGAGGCAGCGCGAAATTCCGGGTCTCGATCGAAGCTTGCTTGATGCGTTGTCGCTGACATACTCCGTCAATTGAGAGCGCCTTCATAACCCGCATTGCGCTTGTTTTATCCGATGTTGACGGTACGCTGCTCACCGGGGGATGCTGCGCGCAAGCTGCACGCCGCGGGCATCGGCTTCACTATCGCTTCCAGCTGGCCGGGCGATCGGCATGGGTTTCCTGATCGAGCTTTAGGTGCCGAACTGGTTGAGGCGCTGACTGCTCCGGTGGAGGCCTACACCGGACGGATTTACGAGAATTATGCATGGCAGATAAACAAGGACGGGACCGGTCGGAATCGAAGAGCTAAGGTTTGACGGCGATCCAGGTTGTCGTTGAGCGGGAGAAGCAAGAAGAACTAAGATCGGTTATCTACCATACCCGTGTGAAGGTATCGGCACCCTTCAGTTTTTTTTGCGGTCGGCCATTTCCGTCGACATAAAACAACGTCCAGGACGCTGCCATTTGAGAACCATTGGTCCTTCCGACCCAGCGCGTGAACGAATTGCATTGAGAAAATGTTACAACGAAATACAGACTGGTTGGTTTAACCGCGCCAGATGCAGGATATGGAATCCCCTGGCATTGGAAACCCTGAGCATGATTTGTAAAAGTGCTTTGTATGCGCCCGTTGTTGGAGCACCACATAAACAACTCCGAGCCACGCTCATTCTTCCAATACGACGGTGCCGGCAGCCCTTGGGCCAAGACCTCGCCTGAGAGCAAGAAAAACTGAGCGATCTGGAAAAGTCCTACAAATTTTTTTCATCATGAGAACTCCAATAAGCTCGCTTAGAAATAGCAGCCTATATTACATTCTCGGCTTCTAGAATGCCTTGTACAGAACATTCTTCGTATGGGCAGTAGATGCGCCCTTTCATCAAGATGGGCGAGCCAATAGATGTAATGTCGCCCGGCGAGCGTATGGCAGAAGTTGAAGAAGAACTGAGCCCAGTAGATCTCTTTCATTTTGATGAATAGGATACTCCCGGTGTCGACTAGGACAACAAACCGCGTCGCAAGGCTTCTGCGACGCACTGGGCAATAGATGCCGCACCGAGCTTGCGGCGAGCGTTCTCAAGATGAAAGACCACAGTGCGCGGCGCAATCTGGATCAGAACCGCGATATCTGCGACAGTTTTTCCCTGTGCAGTCCATGCAAGGCATTGGCGCTCGCGCTGAGTGAGTTCGCTTCCGGTAAGTTTATCGGTGGAGGGTACGTCAAGCCTGGCAGCGACATGACTATGAAAATACAACCCGACGAGATGTACGAGATCCTTCCAGTCAGCCGCGCGCCGCTCCAAATCAACTTCGCGGTCGTCCGTCGCCAGCGTAAATGCCGCCATTCGTCCAAATCCGCCCCTGATCGGCACAGTGACGCCTGATGTAATGCCGAAGGTCGCCGCTTCATCGAAGAACCGGCGCTGCTCGCGGTTTCCGACCGGGGCTGAACCCTCCCCTCCCCAACTGAACAATGCGCGCTCGATACGCGCGCGGTGCACCACAGGATCGAGCTGCTGATATCCAAGCTGGAAATAACGACTGGTCCAGGATTTGGGATAGGACGAAATCAACATCGACGTTTCGCCGGTCAGGCGCAGATAGGCAAATCGCTGGAACCCCAGCTTCTGTGTGACACGCGTTGCCACACGCTCAAATTCAGCCGTGTCGCTTGCGGTTTGGATACTATCAATGAACTCCTGAAAATTGCTTTCCACCGGGCTCATTCCGACTCTACCATCGTGAACACGTCGCTGTGCTTTCCAATGAACTCACGGCTCTTCAGTGAACAAGCTGCCCGACCAAGTAGGTCATGCGACCTCCCCAGCTGTGCAGAGACAATCGGCAACGCTGCGCGGCCGAGCTAGACGCGCAGAGGGAGACCACTGCCCTTACGCCAACCCAGTTATGGAAATCCATGCTCCTATCCTTAGGGCCGGAAATTGTTTGGCCCCAATATCGTTGGGAGTAATAGGCCGGTGAGAGACATCAAATAACGTGATGCACCCCTTTGATTGGCAATCGATTTGTTCGAACGGCTCTGCAAGTCGTTGAGTACCACGCAGTGGCAGTGGCCACGACCAGATGAAGACGCACGAAATCCTAAGCGCCCTGATATATTATATCGGCCAGCGTGGAACCAAAGAGCCATGTCTGTACGTAACGTACACAACATGTGCTTGATTTCGTCGCTGTAATCGAAGCGCTTCACTTTCGTCCGAAGCGTACCAGCACTTTCATCTGTTTTCTGGGACGGCATTGTCCCTGCTTTCAGTTTACGCTAAGCGGAAAACAAGCCAAGGGTGGAAACCGAAAATACCATGCCGCCGGATTTGCCTAACCTAGCAAGAGTGATCGGCGGTTGCTCTGCTGAGAGTCACGAGATGGTCCGGCGATTCAAGTGGGAGATCAGGTCCATCAATGTGTACCTGGAGGCACTTCGGCAAGTCCAGGCCAACGTAGTAGGCATCACTGGGCCACAGTGGATGATCGTGATGGCCTTGGCGGACTTTGACAGAGAAAACGGTGTTCCGGTCAACGTGGTGTCAAAATTGATGCACGTCGACTCTTCATTCGTCACGACCCAATCGAAGCTGCTAGAGAAAAAAGGTCTTTTGCGACGCAAGCCCTCCACAAGCGATGCCCGGGTCGTACAGATGTCGCTGACGGACAAGGCTTACAAGCATCTCGCGGGCCTCGCGGCACAACAGGACGCACTCGATGAATTCGTTTTTGGTGAATTCGATGTTCGCGAGTTGACCGAGTTCGCTAACAGGCTCGCTGCACTCAGACATCGGCTAGAGAAAGCTCGGTTGAAAGTAGCTCTGGATTTCTGAGGAGCGGAATGCACGATCCTCGGAAATGGCGTCTCTTTCTAGGTCGCGTTAATTCCGATTAGAAACACATGCAGCTAAAAGATACCCGTGTTCTCCCAAGAGACTCTCACTGTGGGTCTCCGCCAGCGGTTACCGGTTCTGCGGGCATTGCCGTGTAGTCTGATAAAGCCTTGATGGGTCCCTCCCAGATACGTTTCGCTGTGGATGCTCATTGGTTGTTTGTTCTGCCTCGGTTATTCAGTCCTTAGTAGCGGAAAAAAGCGTGTCCGATGCAGATAAGTGAAGAGGATCTGGCTCTCTCGCCATTGCGGCAACGGCTCAGGGCTCCTTGATCTTTGCCATCATCTCGCTCGATGCAAATACCTCGCCAGCCGACTCCGGAATCGTTGCACCAGCCCCGTGTCGCCCGCCATGGAAAACTGCCCCCTCATATTGCCTCAGATGACAATGTTACCGAAGCGCACCCTGGTGTCTCCTGAATCAGCTGCCGCGAGTTCGAGCAAGCCGCTCGCGAAGCGCGCCCTCCAGCGCGCTGTAGCGAGCGAGCGGCTTGCGGTGATTCGGCGAAAGAACCTGTTGGGATTAGATACTCAGACACGAAGCTTGGACCGATAATGTGATCTCTGTGCTGCTGA includes:
- a CDS encoding sugar phosphate nucleotidyltransferase encodes the protein MASNAPKKAVILAAGLGSRLRPLTDLLPKPLLKINGTPILQNALRNLESIARRGGDDRRGLPERSHSICLWQPLWRA
- a CDS encoding phosphocholine cytidylyltransferase family protein, which produces MTIVVGYRKEAIQYAYGSRCGELEIKYIESIVFDRTGSAYSLWLAREALLCEDRFLLEGDVFFEEDALRYLLFGEATDVAAVAPFNAFDARVRGSIVRSQLHLRFPHAFSAKLTADGPRPFKTLKLLRLSAMTLRAMIVPALDDIIGSGAKQADTEELFADLVERRGLRLATARCDDLRWYEIDSTEDLRIAERIFARAKAFGVPNELHYR
- a CDS encoding avidin/streptavidin family protein produces the protein MWCSNNGRIQSTFTNHAQGFQCQGIPYPASGAVKPTSLYFVVTFSQCNSFTRWVGRTNGSQMAASWTLFYVDGNGRPQKKLKGADTFTRVW
- a CDS encoding autoinducer binding domain-containing protein codes for the protein MSPVESNFQEFIDSIQTASDTAEFERVATRVTQKLGFQRFAYLRLTGETSMLISSYPKSWTSRYFQLGYQQLDPVVHRARIERALFSWGGEGSAPVGNREQRRFFDEAATFGITSGVTVPIRGGFGRMAAFTLATDDREVDLERRAADWKDLVHLVGLYFHSHVAARLDVPSTDKLTGSELTQRERQCLAWTAQGKTVADIAVLIQIAPRTVVFHLENARRKLGAASIAQCVAEALRRGLLS
- a CDS encoding MarR family transcriptional regulator; translation: MPPDLPNLARVIGGCSAESHEMVRRFKWEIRSINVYLEALRQVQANVVGITGPQWMIVMALADFDRENGVPVNVVSKLMHVDSSFVTTQSKLLEKKGLLRRKPSTSDARVVQMSLTDKAYKHLAGLAAQQDALDEFVFGEFDVRELTEFANRLAALRHRLEKARLKVALDF